A genomic window from Streptomyces sp. NBC_00234 includes:
- a CDS encoding chitosanase — MHNPHKGTVRRTTRLTRPIGFAALALGLALTATPTTAHADGAPTASAPHHQEAAANGLDDPAKKDIAMQLVSSAENSSLDWKAQYRYIEDIGDGRGYTAGIIGFCSGTGDMLGLVELYTQRKPGNVLAAYLPALRAVDGSDSHEGLDPGFTTDWARAASDPAFRQAQDDERDRVYFDPAVRQAKADGLGTLGQFAYYDALVMHGDGGDSASFGSIRRRALANAEPPSQGGDEVAYLDAFLDARVWAMRQEEAHSDTSRVDTAQRVFLRNGNLNLDPPLAWQVYGDSYRIG; from the coding sequence GTGCACAACCCCCATAAAGGCACCGTACGTCGCACCACCCGACTCACCCGCCCCATCGGCTTCGCCGCCCTGGCGCTCGGCCTTGCCCTCACGGCGACCCCCACGACCGCCCATGCCGACGGCGCCCCCACCGCGTCGGCCCCGCACCACCAGGAGGCCGCCGCGAACGGGCTCGACGATCCCGCGAAGAAGGACATCGCCATGCAGCTGGTGTCCAGCGCGGAGAACTCCTCGCTGGACTGGAAGGCGCAGTACCGGTACATCGAGGACATCGGCGACGGCCGCGGCTACACCGCGGGCATCATCGGCTTCTGCTCGGGCACCGGCGACATGCTCGGCCTGGTGGAGCTGTACACACAGCGCAAGCCCGGCAACGTACTCGCGGCGTATCTGCCCGCCCTGCGCGCGGTGGACGGCAGCGACTCGCACGAGGGGCTCGATCCGGGCTTCACGACGGACTGGGCGCGGGCCGCGTCCGACCCCGCTTTCCGGCAGGCGCAGGACGACGAGCGCGACCGGGTCTACTTCGACCCGGCCGTCAGGCAGGCCAAGGCCGACGGGCTCGGCACCCTCGGACAGTTCGCGTACTACGACGCCCTCGTCATGCACGGCGACGGCGGCGACAGCGCGAGCTTCGGCTCCATCCGCAGGAGGGCCCTCGCGAACGCCGAGCCGCCGTCGCAGGGCGGCGACGAAGTGGCGTACCTCGACGCGTTCCTGGACGCCAGGGTCTGGGCGATGCGACAGGAGGAGGCCCACTCGGACACCAGCCGGGTGGACACCGCCCAGCGCGTCTTCCTCCGGAACGGCAATCTGAACCTGGACCCGCCACTCGCCTGGCAGGTCTACGGCGACAGCTATCGCATCGGCTGA
- a CDS encoding MarR family winged helix-turn-helix transcriptional regulator produces MGENRTPAVSMTLDDQLCFALYSASRAVTAAYRPVLAELDLTYPQYLVMLALWERTEIPMKELGTVLGMDYGTLSPLLKRLEAAGLLRRERESGDERLLTVSVTEKGAELYGRAARVPGSMGRKYGLTAEAAGQLRELLGELSARLKPESGA; encoded by the coding sequence ATGGGTGAGAACAGGACTCCGGCCGTGTCCATGACGCTCGACGACCAACTGTGCTTCGCGCTCTACTCCGCCTCGCGGGCCGTGACGGCCGCGTACCGTCCGGTGCTCGCCGAGCTGGACCTGACCTACCCGCAGTACCTGGTCATGCTCGCCCTCTGGGAACGGACCGAGATCCCGATGAAGGAGCTCGGCACCGTACTCGGCATGGACTACGGCACCCTGTCGCCCCTGCTGAAACGGCTGGAGGCGGCAGGGCTGCTGCGCCGCGAGCGGGAGAGCGGTGACGAGCGCCTGCTCACCGTGTCGGTCACGGAGAAGGGTGCGGAGCTGTACGGGCGCGCGGCGCGGGTGCCCGGTTCCATGGGCCGGAAGTACGGGCTGACGGCGGAGGCCGCAGGGCAGCTGCGCGAACTGCTGGGGGAACTGAGCGCACGCCTGAAGCCCGAATCCGGCGCGTGA
- a CDS encoding alpha/beta fold hydrolase produces the protein MEDQSVVDVGDVRLAYRTWGDPFGSPVVLLHGLGGSAANWEALGGLLGADWRVYALDLRGHGESDWPDEYGFEQMSEDVVGFLDECELDRVGLVGHSMGGVVAQLLAHEHSDRVERLVLVETPAPFPGEESPLPLPEGPVDYDENVVPAVLAQLTDPDPEWAEGLGEIVAQTMIISGGPTSTMPQERLSEVASMIPDCRLITIAGGHRVHETRADQVAQEITEFFTS, from the coding sequence ATGGAAGATCAGTCTGTTGTGGATGTCGGCGATGTGCGGCTGGCGTACCGGACCTGGGGTGACCCGTTCGGCTCGCCGGTCGTCCTGCTGCACGGGCTCGGCGGCTCCGCCGCGAACTGGGAGGCGCTCGGCGGCCTGCTCGGCGCCGACTGGCGTGTGTACGCCCTGGACCTGCGGGGGCACGGGGAGAGCGACTGGCCGGACGAGTACGGCTTCGAGCAGATGAGTGAGGACGTCGTCGGGTTCCTCGACGAGTGCGAGCTCGACCGGGTCGGCCTGGTCGGCCACTCGATGGGCGGTGTGGTGGCCCAGCTGCTGGCCCACGAGCACTCGGACCGTGTGGAACGGCTGGTCCTGGTGGAGACCCCTGCGCCGTTCCCCGGCGAGGAGAGCCCGCTGCCGCTGCCCGAGGGGCCGGTGGACTACGACGAGAACGTGGTCCCGGCGGTGCTGGCCCAGCTCACCGACCCGGATCCGGAGTGGGCGGAGGGGCTGGGGGAGATCGTGGCCCAGACCATGATCATCTCGGGTGGTCCGACGAGCACGATGCCGCAGGAGCGGCTGTCCGAGGTGGCGTCCATGATCCCGGACTGCCGGCTGATCACGATCGCCGGCGGCCACCGGGTGCACGAGACGCGTGCGGACCAGGTCGCCCAGGAGATCACCGAGTTCTTCACGAGCTGA
- the pucL gene encoding factor-independent urate hydroxylase, translating to MPTILGQNQYGKAENRVVRITRDGDTHHIKDLNVSVALSGDMDDVHYSGSNANVLPTDTTKNTVYAFAKEYGIESAEQFGIHLARHFVTSQEPIKVARIRIEEYAWERIASSDNNSKFIGADEVNHSFARKGQELRTTQITFDGENWEIISGLKDLTVMNSTNSEFWGYVKDKYTTLKEAYDRVLCTDVSAAWRYNWTGDDQRMPNWEKSYEQAKKHILQAFAETYSLSLQQTLYQMGSRVINSRSEIDEIRFSLPNNHHFLVDLEPFGLKNDNEVYFAADRPYGLIEATVLRDGVEPKIPVDMTNL from the coding sequence ATGCCCACGATTCTCGGCCAGAACCAGTACGGCAAAGCAGAGAACCGCGTCGTCAGGATCACGCGGGACGGCGACACCCACCACATCAAGGACCTGAACGTCTCCGTCGCCCTCTCCGGCGACATGGACGACGTCCACTACTCCGGCTCCAACGCCAACGTCCTGCCGACGGACACCACCAAGAACACGGTGTACGCGTTCGCCAAGGAGTACGGCATCGAGTCCGCCGAGCAGTTCGGCATCCACCTCGCCCGGCACTTCGTGACCTCGCAGGAGCCGATCAAGGTCGCGCGGATCCGGATCGAGGAGTACGCCTGGGAGCGCATCGCGAGCTCGGACAACAACTCGAAGTTCATCGGTGCCGACGAGGTCAACCACTCCTTCGCCCGCAAGGGCCAGGAGCTGCGCACCACCCAGATCACCTTCGACGGCGAGAACTGGGAGATCATCTCCGGCCTCAAGGACCTCACGGTTATGAACTCCACCAACTCGGAGTTCTGGGGTTACGTCAAGGACAAGTACACGACTCTCAAGGAGGCGTACGACCGCGTCCTGTGCACCGACGTGTCGGCCGCCTGGCGTTACAACTGGACCGGCGACGACCAGCGGATGCCCAACTGGGAGAAGTCGTACGAGCAGGCGAAGAAGCACATCCTGCAGGCGTTCGCCGAGACGTACTCCCTCTCGCTCCAGCAGACCCTCTACCAGATGGGTTCGCGGGTCATCAACAGCCGCAGCGAGATCGACGAGATCCGCTTCTCGCTGCCGAACAACCACCACTTCCTGGTGGACCTGGAGCCGTTCGGGCTCAAGAACGACAACGAGGTCTACTTCGCGGCGGACCGCCCCTACGGCCTCATCGAGGCGACCGTGCTCCGGGACGGCGTCGAGCCGAAGATCCCCGTCGACATGACCAACCTCTGA
- a CDS encoding TIGR03086 family metal-binding protein — protein MDTHSTTPPALDLAPTARRIRALLGPVKDGQLDGPTPCPDYAVRELIAHLVGLATAFRDAGRKDLGPTTDTSPGAALPVLGPDWREALPAVLDELVAAWRSPAALEGMTRAGGVDLPAEVAGHVALNELVIHGWDLARSTGQEFGADEADLRSSEAMLTPAEGEAGGSDIFGPPVPVPADAPLLDRVIGLSGRRPDWRPGD, from the coding sequence ATGGACACCCACAGCACGACCCCACCCGCCCTCGACCTGGCGCCGACCGCACGCCGGATCCGCGCCCTGCTCGGCCCCGTCAAGGACGGACAGCTCGACGGCCCGACCCCCTGTCCGGACTACGCGGTACGGGAGCTGATCGCCCATCTCGTCGGGCTGGCCACGGCCTTCCGCGACGCGGGGCGGAAGGATCTCGGACCGACGACCGACACCTCTCCGGGTGCGGCGCTCCCGGTGCTCGGACCCGACTGGCGCGAGGCGCTGCCGGCCGTACTCGACGAACTGGTGGCCGCGTGGCGCTCCCCCGCCGCCCTCGAAGGCATGACCCGGGCGGGCGGCGTGGACCTGCCTGCCGAGGTCGCCGGCCACGTCGCGCTCAACGAACTCGTCATCCACGGCTGGGACCTCGCCCGCTCCACCGGGCAGGAGTTCGGGGCCGACGAGGCGGACCTGCGTTCGTCGGAGGCGATGCTGACCCCCGCGGAGGGCGAGGCCGGCGGGTCGGACATCTTCGGACCGCCGGTCCCCGTACCGGCCGACGCCCCGCTGCTCGACCGGGTGATCGGCCTGAGCGGCCGGAGGCCGGACTGGCGGCCGGGCGACTGA
- a CDS encoding chitosanase, translated as MKHTVRPLLVSAAATALLAVAVLTGCSGSGGPAPETDLDDPAKKQLAMQLVSSAENSSLDWKAQYRYIEDIGDGRGYTAGIIGFCSGTGDMLSVVERYAAARPGNPLERYLPALRAVEGSDAHTGLGRPFTRAWAKAAADPVFRSAQDAERDHSYFDPAVERARNDGLSALGQFIYYDAYVMHGHGDTDGSVGFATIRREALAKADPPARGGDEETYLHAFLDARVAAIRKEPSHTDTSRVETAQRVFVREGKLQLETPLRWRVYGESYHVDRL; from the coding sequence GTGAAGCACACCGTTCGCCCCCTGCTCGTGTCCGCCGCCGCCACCGCGCTCCTGGCGGTCGCCGTACTGACCGGCTGCTCCGGATCCGGCGGCCCCGCCCCGGAGACCGACCTCGACGATCCGGCGAAGAAACAGCTCGCCATGCAGCTGGTGTCCAGCGCGGAGAACTCCTCGCTGGACTGGAAGGCGCAGTACCGGTACATCGAGGACATCGGCGACGGCCGCGGCTACACCGCGGGCATCATCGGCTTCTGCTCGGGCACCGGCGACATGCTCTCCGTCGTCGAGCGGTACGCGGCGGCCCGGCCCGGCAACCCGCTGGAGCGGTACCTGCCCGCGCTGCGCGCCGTCGAAGGCAGCGACGCGCACACGGGGCTCGGCCGCCCGTTCACCCGGGCCTGGGCGAAGGCCGCCGCGGACCCGGTCTTCCGGTCGGCACAGGATGCGGAGCGTGACCACTCCTACTTCGACCCGGCGGTCGAGCGGGCCCGGAACGACGGCCTCAGCGCCCTGGGCCAGTTCATCTACTACGACGCCTATGTGATGCACGGTCACGGTGACACGGACGGCTCGGTCGGCTTCGCCACGATCCGGCGCGAGGCGCTCGCGAAGGCCGATCCGCCCGCACGGGGAGGCGACGAGGAGACCTACCTCCACGCCTTCCTCGACGCCCGCGTGGCAGCGATCCGCAAGGAGCCGTCCCACACCGACACCAGCCGCGTGGAGACCGCACAGCGGGTGTTCGTACGCGAAGGCAAACTCCAGTTGGAGACTCCTCTGCGGTGGCGGGTGTACGGCGAGAGCTACCACGTCGACCGTCTCTAA
- a CDS encoding fibronectin type III domain-containing protein, translating into MHAVLTCSTALLLASLTACGGTASADTQKPTTPRGVTAQAGSATSVHVMWERASDNKAITGYEVYREGRKVGSVPAAKRMTDIDGLTASTAYTFTVRARDGAGNLSRPSSAARVTTPAPAPSDSEAPTAPVKLRGTADGSRTVTLSWGGSTDDVAVTSYDIYQEDSRIHSVPGTGTTARLTGLRPGTVYTFTVRARDASEKSSPDSNTVDLTTASAPDAPASTAPTGLRTSMSAEGGESVVDLSWDQPDTGGVIPAYQLFLNGKMTTTIVWGGTPPKGRATYRLTLGDPAGTRYSLKIRAKLPDGTWGDFSAQRTVVLPG; encoded by the coding sequence ATGCACGCTGTGTTGACCTGTTCCACCGCCCTGCTCCTGGCCTCGCTCACCGCCTGCGGCGGTACCGCGAGCGCCGACACGCAGAAACCGACGACTCCCCGCGGGGTGACGGCCCAGGCGGGCAGCGCCACCTCGGTGCACGTCATGTGGGAGCGCGCCTCCGACAACAAGGCGATCACGGGGTACGAGGTCTACCGCGAGGGCAGGAAGGTCGGCTCCGTACCCGCGGCGAAGCGGATGACCGACATCGACGGTCTGACCGCCTCGACGGCCTACACCTTCACCGTCCGGGCCCGCGACGGCGCCGGAAACCTCTCCCGGCCCAGCTCCGCCGCCCGGGTCACGACCCCCGCACCGGCGCCCTCCGACAGCGAGGCGCCCACTGCCCCGGTGAAGCTGCGCGGCACGGCCGACGGCAGCCGCACGGTCACCCTGTCCTGGGGCGGCTCGACGGACGACGTGGCCGTCACCTCGTACGACATCTACCAGGAGGACTCCCGTATCCACAGCGTGCCGGGCACCGGGACCACGGCCCGGCTGACCGGGCTGCGCCCCGGCACCGTCTACACCTTCACGGTCCGGGCCCGCGACGCCTCGGAGAAGTCCTCGCCGGACAGCAACACCGTCGACCTCACCACCGCGTCCGCTCCGGACGCGCCCGCGAGCACCGCCCCCACCGGTCTGCGGACGTCCATGAGCGCGGAGGGCGGCGAGTCCGTCGTCGACCTGTCCTGGGACCAGCCCGACACGGGCGGTGTGATCCCCGCGTACCAGCTCTTCCTCAACGGGAAGATGACGACGACGATCGTCTGGGGCGGCACACCGCCCAAGGGGCGCGCGACGTACCGCCTGACCCTCGGTGACCCGGCGGGAACCCGCTACTCCCTGAAGATCCGCGCCAAGCTGCCGGACGGCACCTGGGGCGACTTCTCCGCCCAGCGCACGGTCGTACTGCCCGGCTGA
- a CDS encoding nucleobase:cation symporter-2 family protein — protein sequence MAAKPRFRNEAHEAVVVAGNGRKHPVDETLPPLKMFTSGLQHVAAMYAGVVAPPMIVGPAVGLTAKETAFLMGASLFTAGIATLLQTLGFWRIGARLPFVNGVSFAGVTPMVAIGKDRGHEGIAVIFGAIIVASLLGFVLAPYFCKLVRFFPPVVTGTVITLIGVSLLPVAFNWSQGGNGAADDYGSMTNITMAAVTLVIVLALRKLLRGFLQQIAILLGLVIGTLIAIPVGITDFGPIKDADVVGFPTPFHFGAPQFEIAAIVSMCIVMLVCMTESTADMLALGRIVDRPADEKTIEGGLRADTLGSAISPLFNGFMCSAFAQNIGLVAMTKVRSRFVVAAGGGILIVLGLVPVAASVIAIVPLPVLGGAGIVLFGSVAASGIQTLATAALEKGENALIVAAAVGIGLIPIAAPEFYHAFPEDMLVVLDSGISTGCVVAILLNLAFNHLGRKPDADQDPAPEQAPESAAPVAVH from the coding sequence GTGGCCGCTAAGCCCAGGTTTCGCAATGAAGCACATGAAGCAGTCGTAGTCGCAGGAAACGGCCGGAAGCATCCGGTCGACGAAACCCTCCCACCCCTGAAGATGTTCACCAGCGGCCTCCAGCACGTGGCCGCGATGTACGCCGGTGTCGTCGCCCCGCCCATGATCGTGGGACCCGCTGTGGGCCTCACCGCCAAGGAGACCGCCTTCCTGATGGGGGCGAGCCTCTTCACCGCGGGCATAGCCACCCTTCTCCAGACCCTCGGCTTCTGGCGCATCGGCGCCCGGCTGCCGTTCGTCAACGGCGTGTCGTTCGCCGGTGTGACGCCGATGGTGGCGATAGGCAAGGACCGCGGTCACGAAGGCATCGCCGTCATCTTCGGCGCGATCATCGTCGCGAGCCTCCTAGGATTCGTACTCGCCCCGTACTTCTGCAAGCTGGTCCGCTTCTTCCCGCCCGTGGTCACCGGCACCGTGATCACCCTGATCGGTGTCTCGCTCCTGCCGGTCGCCTTCAACTGGTCCCAGGGCGGCAACGGCGCGGCGGACGACTACGGTTCGATGACCAACATCACCATGGCCGCCGTCACCCTCGTGATCGTGCTGGCGCTCCGCAAACTGCTGCGCGGCTTCCTCCAGCAGATCGCGATCCTCCTCGGCCTGGTCATCGGCACCCTGATCGCCATCCCGGTCGGCATCACCGACTTCGGCCCCATCAAGGACGCCGATGTGGTCGGCTTCCCCACCCCGTTCCACTTCGGTGCCCCGCAGTTCGAGATCGCCGCCATCGTCTCGATGTGCATCGTGATGCTGGTCTGCATGACCGAGTCCACCGCGGACATGCTCGCTCTCGGCCGGATCGTCGACCGTCCGGCGGACGAGAAGACCATCGAGGGCGGACTGCGCGCCGACACCCTCGGCAGCGCCATCAGCCCGCTGTTCAACGGCTTCATGTGCAGCGCCTTCGCACAGAACATCGGTCTGGTCGCCATGACCAAGGTCCGCAGCCGGTTCGTCGTCGCCGCGGGCGGCGGCATCCTGATCGTGCTCGGACTGGTCCCGGTCGCGGCTTCGGTCATCGCGATCGTGCCGCTGCCCGTGCTCGGCGGCGCCGGCATCGTGCTCTTCGGCTCGGTCGCGGCGAGCGGCATCCAGACCCTGGCCACCGCCGCCCTGGAGAAGGGCGAGAACGCCCTGATCGTCGCGGCGGCCGTCGGAATCGGCCTGATACCGATCGCAGCGCCGGAGTTCTACCACGCGTTCCCGGAGGACATGCTCGTCGTCCTCGACTCGGGCATCTCCACGGGCTGTGTGGTGGCGATCCTCCTGAACCTGGCCTTCAACCACCTGGGCCGGAAGCCGGACGCGGACCAGGACCCGGCTCCGGAGCAGGCGCCGGAGAGTGCGGCCCCGGTGGCCGTGCACTGA
- a CDS encoding 8-oxoguanine deaminase gives MAASADPQRIVIENCSIATVDAHDTEYASGHVVVAGNRIESVGAGKAPEGLADVVRRIDGTGHLVTPGLVNTHHHFYQWITRGIATDHNLFDWLVALYPTWARIDEPMVRAAAQGSLAMMARGGVTTAMDHHYVYPKGSGDLSGAIIGAARDMGVRFTLARGSMDRSEKDGGLPPDFAVETLEGALAGTEATVDAHHDASFDSMTQIAVAPCSPFSISTELLKQGAELARRKGVRLHTHGSETVEEEQFCKELFGMGPTDYFESTGWLGDDVWMAHCVHMNDSDIAAFARTGTGVAHCPSSNARLAAGIARVPDMLAAGIPVGLGVDGTASNESGELHTELRNALLINRLGAHREKALNARQALRLGTYGGAQVLGRADQIGSLEPGKLADLVLWKLDTLAHASIADPVTALVFGAAAPVTLSLVDGKPVVEGNHLTTVDEDAIARVTRDEARRLAQIAAGG, from the coding sequence ATGGCAGCTTCGGCAGACCCTCAGCGCATCGTCATCGAGAACTGTTCGATCGCGACCGTCGACGCGCACGACACCGAGTACGCCTCGGGGCACGTCGTCGTGGCGGGCAACCGCATCGAATCCGTCGGCGCGGGCAAGGCACCGGAGGGCCTCGCCGACGTCGTACGCCGCATCGACGGCACCGGACACCTCGTCACACCCGGCCTGGTCAACACTCATCACCACTTCTACCAGTGGATCACCCGCGGGATCGCCACCGACCACAACCTCTTCGACTGGCTGGTCGCCCTCTACCCGACCTGGGCGCGCATCGACGAGCCGATGGTCCGCGCCGCGGCGCAGGGTTCGCTCGCCATGATGGCGCGCGGCGGTGTCACCACGGCGATGGACCACCACTACGTCTACCCGAAGGGCTCCGGCGACCTCTCCGGCGCGATCATCGGGGCGGCGCGCGACATGGGCGTACGGTTCACCCTCGCCCGCGGTTCCATGGACCGCAGCGAGAAGGACGGCGGACTGCCGCCGGACTTCGCCGTCGAGACCCTCGAAGGCGCCCTCGCGGGCACCGAGGCGACCGTCGACGCGCACCACGACGCCTCGTTCGACTCGATGACCCAGATCGCGGTCGCACCCTGCTCCCCGTTCTCCATCTCGACCGAACTGCTCAAGCAGGGCGCCGAGCTGGCGCGCCGCAAGGGCGTCAGGCTGCACACCCACGGCTCGGAGACCGTCGAGGAGGAGCAGTTCTGCAAGGAACTGTTCGGCATGGGCCCCACGGACTACTTCGAGTCGACCGGCTGGCTCGGCGACGACGTGTGGATGGCGCACTGCGTCCACATGAACGACTCCGACATCGCCGCCTTCGCCCGTACGGGAACGGGCGTCGCGCACTGCCCGTCCTCCAACGCCCGCCTCGCCGCGGGCATCGCCCGGGTGCCCGACATGCTCGCCGCCGGCATCCCGGTCGGCCTCGGCGTCGACGGCACGGCCTCCAACGAGTCGGGTGAACTCCACACCGAACTGCGCAACGCCCTCCTCATCAACCGCCTCGGCGCCCACCGCGAGAAGGCCCTGAACGCCCGCCAGGCGCTCCGGCTCGGTACGTACGGCGGCGCCCAGGTCCTCGGCCGCGCCGACCAGATCGGCTCCCTGGAGCCCGGCAAGCTCGCCGACCTCGTCCTGTGGAAGCTGGACACCCTCGCCCACGCCTCCATCGCCGACCCGGTGACCGCGCTCGTCTTCGGTGCCGCGGCCCCCGTCACCCTCTCCCTCGTCGACGGCAAGCCGGTCGTCGAGGGCAACCACCTGACCACGGTGGACGAGGACGCCATCGCACGTGTCACCCGCGACGAGGCCCGCCGCCTCGCGCAGATCGCCGCCGGAGGCTGA
- a CDS encoding nucleobase:cation symporter-2 family protein, translating into MAQPATGPAEGPCSAPPESSVHPVDEKLPASRLVPAALQHIAAMYAGVVTPPLIIGQAVGLDTIGMTRLIAASLLIAGLATLLQTLGVGGFAGNRLPFVNAASSAGIAPMLAIAETSAPGHQLPQIYGAVLVAGGFCLALGPFFGRLLRFFPPLVTGVVITLIGVTLMPVPVSWAQGGDKNAPDFGAMKYLALAAFTLAVILLIQRFGRGFVKQVALLMGMFIGTLAAIPFGLADFSALRSAPLAALPTPFAFGAPEFQPAAILSLCIVMLVLMTESSAGMLALGEICDRRTDGRTITRGLRTDGIATLLGPVFGGFPTSAFAQNVGVVSLTKVRSRYVVAAAGGALLVLGAFPVLGAVVSLVPMPVLGGAGIVLFGSIAVSGIRTLSEAGLDDSSNIILVAVALGAGIIPLAAPAFYAGFPSWAQTVLGSGISAGALVAVLLNLFFHHLGTHGRTAVALKSS; encoded by the coding sequence ATGGCACAGCCCGCAACGGGGCCGGCAGAAGGCCCGTGTTCCGCACCGCCGGAGAGCTCCGTGCATCCGGTCGACGAAAAGCTCCCCGCCTCGCGGCTCGTCCCGGCCGCACTCCAGCACATCGCCGCCATGTACGCGGGCGTGGTCACCCCTCCACTGATCATCGGCCAGGCCGTGGGCCTCGACACCATCGGCATGACCCGGCTGATCGCGGCGAGCCTGCTGATCGCCGGACTCGCCACCCTCCTGCAGACGCTCGGCGTCGGCGGCTTCGCCGGGAACCGGCTGCCGTTCGTCAACGCCGCCTCCTCCGCCGGGATCGCCCCGATGCTCGCCATCGCCGAGACCAGTGCCCCCGGCCACCAACTCCCCCAGATCTACGGGGCGGTGCTCGTCGCCGGCGGCTTCTGTCTGGCCCTCGGACCCTTCTTCGGACGGCTGCTGCGCTTCTTCCCGCCACTTGTCACCGGCGTCGTCATCACCCTCATCGGCGTCACCCTGATGCCCGTCCCGGTCTCCTGGGCCCAGGGCGGCGACAAGAACGCCCCCGACTTCGGCGCCATGAAGTACCTCGCGCTGGCCGCCTTCACCCTCGCCGTCATCCTGCTCATCCAGCGCTTCGGACGCGGATTCGTGAAGCAGGTCGCGCTGCTCATGGGCATGTTCATCGGCACCCTGGCCGCGATCCCGTTCGGACTCGCCGACTTCTCCGCGCTGAGGTCCGCGCCCCTCGCCGCCCTGCCCACCCCCTTCGCCTTCGGAGCCCCCGAGTTCCAGCCCGCCGCGATCCTCTCCCTCTGCATCGTCATGCTGGTGCTGATGACGGAGTCGTCCGCCGGGATGCTGGCCCTCGGCGAGATCTGCGACCGCCGCACCGACGGCCGCACCATCACCCGCGGACTGCGCACCGACGGCATCGCCACCCTGCTCGGCCCGGTGTTCGGCGGCTTCCCGACCAGCGCCTTCGCCCAGAACGTGGGCGTCGTGTCGCTGACGAAGGTACGAAGCCGCTATGTCGTCGCGGCAGCGGGCGGAGCCCTGCTGGTCCTCGGGGCGTTCCCGGTCCTCGGCGCCGTCGTCTCGCTCGTCCCGATGCCCGTCCTCGGCGGCGCCGGCATCGTCCTCTTCGGCTCCATCGCGGTGAGCGGCATCCGCACGCTCTCCGAAGCCGGCCTCGACGACAGCTCCAACATCATCCTGGTCGCGGTGGCGCTCGGCGCGGGCATCATCCCGCTCGCCGCGCCCGCCTTCTACGCGGGATTCCCCTCCTGGGCACAGACGGTGCTCGGCTCCGGAATCAGTGCGGGAGCGCTCGTGGCGGTCCTGCTCAACCTGTTCTTCCACCACCTCGGCACCCACGGCCGCACCGCTGTGGCACTCAAATCCTCCTAG
- a CDS encoding SH3 domain-containing protein yields MLLTAMVLAAGLGLAAGPSAVAVGNAPAAAPALAPQLVCTVNDNGVNFRGGPGTDYPVLGQVDRGQNLDYRGQQGNWVMGDLWGGRTGVWIHVAYLDC; encoded by the coding sequence ATGTTGCTGACCGCAATGGTTCTTGCCGCCGGTCTCGGTCTGGCCGCCGGCCCCTCCGCGGTGGCCGTCGGGAACGCGCCCGCCGCGGCGCCGGCCCTGGCGCCGCAGCTGGTGTGCACGGTCAACGACAACGGGGTGAACTTCCGGGGCGGTCCGGGCACGGACTACCCCGTGCTCGGACAGGTGGACCGCGGCCAGAACCTCGACTACCGCGGGCAGCAGGGCAACTGGGTGATGGGCGACCTGTGGGGCGGCCGTACGGGCGTCTGGATCCACGTGGCCTATCTCGACTGCTGA